CTTCTCCCGGCCCAGTGGCTGCATCGTCACCCCGCCGCCGGTCTCCGTCAGGCCGTACCCGTCGTGCACGTAGATGCCGATGCCCTCGTAGAACAGCGACAGGTCGCGGCTGAGGGGAGAGCCGCCGGACGTCGCCCGCCGCACCCGGCCGCCCAGCGCCGCCCGCAGCCTGCGGTACACCGTGCGCTCGTACAGGGCGTGCTGGAGCCGCAGGTCGAAGCCGGGCCCGCGGCCCCGGCCCAGCCGCTGGCGTTCCAGGGCCGCGGCGAAGTCCCGCGCCGTTCCGGCGGCCCGTTCGAACAGAGCGCCGTGGCCTTGCTGCTGGGCCGTGCGCAGGAAGTTCTTGTAGATCTTCTCGAAGACCGACGGCACCGCGTAGAAGTACGTGGGCCTGAAGGAGCGCAGCGCCGACGACAGTGCCTCCCCGCCCAGGTCGGCCTGGTGTCCCATCAGCAGGCCGCCGCGCAGGCACAGGCCCTGGATCATCAGCCCGTACACATGGGAGAAGGGCAGGAACGCCAGCACGGAGCCCTGCTCCCCGCGCGGTGCCGCCGTGTGCCCCCAGCCCGTCAGCAGCGTGTCGCAGGGCGCGGCCAGGTTGCGGTGGCTGAGGGCGCAGCCCATGGCGTGACCGCTGCTCCCGGAGGTGTAGGCGATGACGGCCGTGGAGTCCGGCAGCACGATGCGGCGCATCGAGTCGACCGTGGCCAGCGGCACGAACTCCCCGCGCACGCTCAGATCCTCCAGCGCGCCCGCGTCCAGCTGCCAGACGTGACGCAGCAGCGGCAGCGACGCGCACACCGAGCCGACGGTCATGACGCCCTGCTCGTCCTCCACCACCACGGCCACACAGCCGGCGTCCCGCAGGATCCACTCGACCTGGTCGCGCGACGCCGTCGGGTAGACCGGGACGACCTCGGCACCCACGGCCCACAGCGCGTAGCACAGGACCGTCCACTCGTACCGGGTGCGCGCCATGATCGCCACGCGGTGCCCCGGCGTTAACCCGGAGGCGATCAGCCCCTTGGCGACGTCCACCACCTCGTCGCGCAGCTCGATCGCCGTCACCTCCTCCCAGGACGCGGAGGCCGGGTCGGCGCGGCGGGCGAGCATCGGCCGGGTGGGTTCGCGGTCCGCTGTCTCGAAAACGCTGTCGGCGAGCCCTCCGGTCAGCGGCGAGACGGCCGGTGGAGCGAGGGCGAGGTCGCGCATGCACTGCTCCTGACGTGTACGGGGTGTGACCTTGCCGACGGGTAGCGTCATCGGCGGGGCTCGAATGTAGTCGAGCCGGGACCGTCAGGGGTCGGGAAATACGGAAGTCGTCCCGCTGATGATCTCGGCGTGATCGGGGGACCCGGACGGCATGAGTCACATCAGTCCCGATCCGGAACCCGAACGCACCTCCGGCCTGGAACCGGGCGGCGGCGTACCGCCGGGCGAGACCCCGCCCGCGGAGAGCAGCATGCCCGAGGCGGGGCCCCGAGAGACGCACAACCCGCCCAAGGGCTGGGCCAAGGCACCGATGGCCGTGATCCTCGCCCTCGCGGTGCTGATCGCGGCGTTCTTCCTGGTCTACGCCCTCGTTCTGATCCTCTGACCCCGCCTCCGGAAGAAGGCGGCGCGGAAGAAGGCGGGACGCCTCACGCCTGGGTGTGGCGGACGCACTCGGTCACGACGTCCCGCAGGCTCCCCGTGCGCTCCATCACCGCGCGCTGCACCTGTGCGCCGTTGCCGTCCCGCAGCAGCTCCTCGCAGGCGGCCCTGGCCCGCTCCAGGTCACCGGTGTCCGCGAGGGCCTCCTCGACATGGTCCAGCAGGGCCCGGACGACCGCCTCGGCGGGCATGCGCCGCATGGTCGCGGGATGCAGCAGCTCGCCCGAGAGCCCGGACCGGGCGGCCAGCCAGTCGGCCAGCCGCAGCAGGCTGACGCTGTGGCCGAGCGGTTCCCGGCCGGCCCGCCACTCGCGCGCGGCGGTTTCGACCAGCCCGCGGACGAGCGTGGCGACCAGTGCTGCCGTGCCGGAGTGCAGACAGACGTCCGACACCCGGACCTCGACCGTCGGATACCGCTGGGACAGCCGCGCGTCGAAGTAGATCATCCCGTCGTCGAGGAGAGCGCCGGTGGCCACCATGTCCGCGATCAGACGGTGGTACCGCTCGGCCGAGCCGAAGATCTCGGCCGGGCCGGCCGACGGCCAGCGCAGCCACACCCGGCTGCGGTAGCTGCTGTACCCCGTGTCCTTGCCCTGCCAGAACGGCGAGTTCGCACTGAGCGCCGTCAGGACCTGGAGCCAGGGCCGCACCCGGTCGATGACCGCGACGCCCTCCTCGTCGGACTCGACGGACACGTGCACGTGGCAGCCCAGGACGAGCTGCTCCCGGGTGGCGATGCCGTACTGCTCGGCCATCCACTGGTACCGGCGGTTGACGCCGACCGCGGGACTGACCGGCAGCGGCGAGGTGGCGAGCGCCGCGACCGTGCAGCCGATCTCTCCGGCATGCCGGGCCGCCTCCTTGCGGCAGCGCACGATCTCCGCGCGCAGGCTCTCCATGGACGACTGCGGATGCGTGGCGAACTCCAGCATCTGCTCGTGGAGTTCCTTCTCGAAGACGTCCTGATCCGCGTCGTCCTGCTCGGCCCGGGCGAGCACTGCCGCGGACAGTGCCCGCGGTTCCCCGGACTCCGGGTCGACCAGGAGGAGTTCCTCCTCCACTCCGACGGTGCGCACCCTGATGCCCGCCCTTCTGTGACACTACGGCGTCGACCACCGGCCTTCCCGGTGGTACGACACCCAGTGCCCCTCACAGGCGGGTCGGACACCTCGTGCGCCCGCGGGACTTCACGGAGCGAACGGCGTCAGCCACACGGTGGCCAGCGGCGGCAGCGTGATCCGGACACAGCCGTCCTCCGGCTTGACCGGATCCGGGTTGGTGACGCCGCTGCCGCCGTAGCGCGCGTCGTCGGTGTTGAGGGTCTCCTGCCAGGCCACGCCGTCGCCCGGGACCCAGAGGCCGTAGCCGTGCCGGACGACCGGGGAGAAGTTCGACACCGCCAGCAGCGGCCTGCCCTCGGCGTCGTACCTCAGGAAGGCGAAGACGTTGTCGTCGGCCGAGTCCACCGCCACCCACCGGAAGCCCTCCGGGCGGGTGTCGCACTGCCACAGCGCCGGCGTCGCCCGGTACGCCGTGTTCAGGTCACGGACCAGGTCACGCACGCCCCGGTGGTCGCCCGCCGAGTGGTAACCGTCGTCGAGCAGCCACCACTCCGGCCCGTGCTCCACCGACCACTCCGCTCCCTGGGCGAACTCCTGCCCCATGAACAGCAGCTGCTTGCCCGGGTGGCTCCACATGTAGCCGAGGTAGGCGCGGACGGTCGCGCGGCGCTGCCACCAGTCACCCGGCGCCTTCGACACCAGGGCCTGCTTGCCGTGCACGACCTCGTCGTGGGAGATCGGCAGGACGTAGTTCTCGCTGTAGGCGTACACCATCGAGAAGGTCATCTCGTGGTGGTGGTACTTGCGGTGCACCGGCTCGTGCGAGAGGTACTCCAGCGAGTCGTGCATCCAGCCCATGTTCCACTTCAGCCCGAAGCCGAGCCCGCCGGTGTCGGTGGGCTTGGTCACACCGCCCCAGGCGGTGGACTCCTCCGCGATCGTCACCACGCCGGGGGTGCGCCGGTACACGGTCGCGTTCATCTCCTGGAGGAACGCCATGGCCGCCAGGTCCTCCCGGCCGCCGTAGGCGTTGGGCTCCCACTGGCCGTCCTCGCGCGAGTAGTCCAGGTAGAGCATGGAGGCGACCGCGTCCACGCGCAGCCCGTCGATGTGGAACTCCTCGCACCAGTACACCGCGTTCGCCACGAGGAAGTTGCGCACCTCGGTGCGCGCGAAGTCGAACTCGTACGTGCCCCAGTCCGGGTGCTCGGCGCGCCGCCTGTCCCCGGGTTCGTACAGCGGATCCCCGTCGAACCGGGCCAGCGCCCAGTCGTCCTTCGGGAAGTGCGCCGGTACCCAGTCCATGATCACGCCGATGCCCGCCCGGTGGCAGGCGTCGACGAAGTACCGGAAGTCGTCCGGGCTCCCGAGCCGCGCGGTCGGCGCGTAGAAGCCGGTGACCTGGTAACCCCAGGAGCCGTGGAAGGGGTGCTCGGCGACCGGCATCAGCTCCACGTGCGTGAAGCCGAGGTCCTTGACGTACGCCGGGAGTTCCTCGGCGAGCTGACGGTAGTCAAGCCCCGGCCGCCAGGACGGCAGATGCACCTCGTACACCGAG
This region of Streptomyces caelestis genomic DNA includes:
- the glgB gene encoding 1,4-alpha-glucan branching protein GlgB, translated to MALRDTSIPEPSGPVPGATAPALSPQDRGRLLAGAHHDPHALLGAHPVPGGIAFRALRPFARSVSVVIDGKRTPLVSEGDGLFSGVLPLAEIPAYTLHVAYEGGEQEVHDPYRLLPALGELDLHLIREGRHEQLWQALGAHPMTHEGVTGTRFTVWAPNAQGVRVAADFTYWDGTQFPMRSLGASGVWELFLPGVGEGTAYKFEITSRYGHRFLKADPMARRTEEPPHTASIVTASHYEWGDAQWMAHRADTPVHEAPFSVYEVHLPSWRPGLDYRQLAEELPAYVKDLGFTHVELMPVAEHPFHGSWGYQVTGFYAPTARLGSPDDFRYFVDACHRAGIGVIMDWVPAHFPKDDWALARFDGDPLYEPGDRRRAEHPDWGTYEFDFARTEVRNFLVANAVYWCEEFHIDGLRVDAVASMLYLDYSREDGQWEPNAYGGREDLAAMAFLQEMNATVYRRTPGVVTIAEESTAWGGVTKPTDTGGLGFGLKWNMGWMHDSLEYLSHEPVHRKYHHHEMTFSMVYAYSENYVLPISHDEVVHGKQALVSKAPGDWWQRRATVRAYLGYMWSHPGKQLLFMGQEFAQGAEWSVEHGPEWWLLDDGYHSAGDHRGVRDLVRDLNTAYRATPALWQCDTRPEGFRWVAVDSADDNVFAFLRYDAEGRPLLAVSNFSPVVRHGYGLWVPGDGVAWQETLNTDDARYGGSGVTNPDPVKPEDGCVRITLPPLATVWLTPFAP
- a CDS encoding DUF6480 family protein, whose amino-acid sequence is MSHISPDPEPERTSGLEPGGGVPPGETPPAESSMPEAGPRETHNPPKGWAKAPMAVILALAVLIAAFFLVYALVLIL
- a CDS encoding glutamate--cysteine ligase 2, coding for MRTVGVEEELLLVDPESGEPRALSAAVLARAEQDDADQDVFEKELHEQMLEFATHPQSSMESLRAEIVRCRKEAARHAGEIGCTVAALATSPLPVSPAVGVNRRYQWMAEQYGIATREQLVLGCHVHVSVESDEEGVAVIDRVRPWLQVLTALSANSPFWQGKDTGYSSYRSRVWLRWPSAGPAEIFGSAERYHRLIADMVATGALLDDGMIYFDARLSQRYPTVEVRVSDVCLHSGTAALVATLVRGLVETAAREWRAGREPLGHSVSLLRLADWLAARSGLSGELLHPATMRRMPAEAVVRALLDHVEEALADTGDLERARAACEELLRDGNGAQVQRAVMERTGSLRDVVTECVRHTQA
- a CDS encoding AMP-dependent synthetase/ligase, with product MRDLALAPPAVSPLTGGLADSVFETADREPTRPMLARRADPASASWEEVTAIELRDEVVDVAKGLIASGLTPGHRVAIMARTRYEWTVLCYALWAVGAEVVPVYPTASRDQVEWILRDAGCVAVVVEDEQGVMTVGSVCASLPLLRHVWQLDAGALEDLSVRGEFVPLATVDSMRRIVLPDSTAVIAYTSGSSGHAMGCALSHRNLAAPCDTLLTGWGHTAAPRGEQGSVLAFLPFSHVYGLMIQGLCLRGGLLMGHQADLGGEALSSALRSFRPTYFYAVPSVFEKIYKNFLRTAQQQGHGALFERAAGTARDFAAALERQRLGRGRGPGFDLRLQHALYERTVYRRLRAALGGRVRRATSGGSPLSRDLSLFYEGIGIYVHDGYGLTETGGGVTMQPLGREKSGTVGQALPGTEIRVAEDGEILVRGPSVFQGYVGDEAATRAALRGGWLATGDLGRLDSEGYLTITGRKKDIIVTSSGKSVAPAALEQRLRMHPLIHQAVVVGDNRPCVGALITLDPDFLAHWRAALALQGEMREAREENALREEVARAVAAANSAVSRSESIRVFRILPEPFGVTNGLLTPSMKLRRDEIVRHYASEIDAMYRSRRRPGRPSTQDEPSNWDDSDNVFR